From a single Pyxicephalus adspersus chromosome 11, UCB_Pads_2.0, whole genome shotgun sequence genomic region:
- the LOC140340461 gene encoding suppressor of cytokine signaling 3-like — MVTLRWSSLHRCFCPSFILAAMSSEDAPSSYHYKSFCGDYERVETALERLEASGYYWSTLSGTEAKKLLSNQPVGSFLIRDSSDHHHLFTLSLRTSTGITNLRIKLEGTSFYLETVAGTESPPTFPCVVNLVEHYMRLTAAGESDSNLCHIEGKDQPVPLMLRQPLNCKVVSLQYLCRQRVVANMPAGASGSDGNLELPVSKILRNAFQN; from the coding sequence ATGGTCACACTTCGTTGGAGTTCCTTACATCGCTGCTTCTGCCCATCCTTCATCCTTGCAGCCATGAGCTCAGAGGATGCCCCGTCCTCCTACCACTACAAGTCTTTTTGTGGAGACTATGAAAGGGTTGAAACAGCACTTGAAAGGCTGGAGGCCAGTGGTTATTATTGGAGCACTCTTTCTGGTACTGAAGCCAAAAAACTCTTATCAAACCAGCCTGTTGGCTCATTTCTCATCCGTGACTCTTCAGACCATCATCACCTGTTTACTCTTAGTCTTCGTACATCTACTGGAATTACCAATCTACGCATTAAACTTGAGGGAACTTCTTTCTATCTAGAGACGGTGGCAGGAACAGAAAGCCCTCCGACCTTCCCATGTGTTGTAAATCTAGTTGAACATTACATGAGATTGACTGCAGCAGGAGAGTCTGACTCTAATCTTTGCCACATTGAAGGAAAGGACCAGCCAGTCCCTCTAATGCTTAGGCAACCATTAAATTGTAAAGTTGTATCTCTACAGTATTTATGTAGACAGAGAGTGGTGGCCAACATGCCAGCAGGAGCATCAGGCTCTGATGGGAACTTAGAACTTCCTGTTTCTAAGATTCTTCGGAATGCCTTTCAAAATTAG